Part of the Fusobacterium sp. genome is shown below.
CTTTTAAATAAATTGATAAAAGAAATAGGATATAATGAAGCTCTAAAAGTTGTTGAAAATCCAGGTATCCTTGATCCTAAAGCTTTCATAGATGAAGTAGTAAATGAAAGATTTCCTAATCCATATATTCCAGATCAGCCAGAAAGAATAGCTACAGATACTTCTCAAAAAATGGGAATAAGATTTGGAGAAACTATAAAAGCCTATGCAAACAGTTCAACTTTAAAGATAAGTGATTTAAAATATATTCCTCTTGTTTATGCTGGGTGGTTTAGATATCTTCTAGGTATTGATGATCAGGGAAATACAAGATCTATAAGCAGTGATCCAATGCTTGAGATACTTAAAGAAAATCTTACAGGTATTGAATTTGGAAATTTAAAATCATATAATGGGCAACTGAGAAATATTCTTAGAAATAAAATCATCTTTGGAGTGAATCTTGAAGAGGTGGGGTTGGCTGACCTTATTGAAGAATATTTTATACAAATGCTTGCTGGAAAAGGTGCAGTTCGCAATACATTAAAAAAATATTTAAATGACTAACAACAAATAAATCAAAAGGAGTGGGGATTTAATGAAAAAAATTACTAAACTTTTCCTTAGTACTGTTTTCATTTTAGGAAGTATGCTTTTGCTTACTTCATGTAATGTTGGAAATGGAAAAACTATAATAAGGGTTTCTCACAATCAAGCTGCTGATCATCCTACAAATATTGGATTATTAGCATTTGAAAAATTTATAGAAAGTAAACTTGGAGATAAATATGATGTTCAAATATTTCCAAATGAACTTTTAGGTTCTCAGGTAAATACAGTTGAACTTACACAGACTGGAGCTATCAATTTCACTGTAGCAAGTAATGCTATTCTTGAAAGTTTTGATGATATATATCAAATATTCAATCTGCCATACCTATTCAATAGCCCTGAACATTATCATGCTGTAATGGATAATAAAGAGCTTATAAAACCTATCTTTACTGCTACTGAAAAATCTGGATTTGAAGCAGTTGCATGGTTAGATGCTGGTACTAGAAACTTTTACACAGTTAAAAAACCCATCAGAACACCTGATGATTTAAAAGGTCTTAAAATCAGAGTACAACAGTCAGCTTCTAACATCAGAATGATGGAGCTTTTTGGTGGAGCAGCTACTCCTATGGGATTTGGTGAAGTTTATACTGCCCTTCAGCAGAGTGTTATTGATGGAGCTGAAAATAATGAATTGGCTCTTACAAGTAATAAACATGGTGAGGTTTGTAAATATTATTCATATAATATGCACCAAATGGTACCTGATATTGTAATTGGAAATTTAAGATTCCTTAACAACCTCTCTCCTGAAGAAAGAGCTATTTTTGATGAAGGGTTTAATATTATATCAAAGGTACAAAGAGAAGCCTGGGGATCATCTGTAGAAAAAGCTATTGAAGAAGCTAAAAAAATGAATGTAGAATTTATCTATCCTGAAGTACTTGTCTTCCAAGAGAAAGTTTTACCTCTTCATGAAGAAGTATTAGCTGCAAATCCTAAACTAAAGCCAATTTATGACAGAATCCAAGAAATTGGAAAAGAAGTTATAGGAGGTAAAAACTAATGACTGAAATAAGAAACTTTTTGAATAAAATTATTTTAAGTATTTGTGTTATTCTTTTTATGTTCATGACTGTTGTGGGCACTTACCAAATTTTAGTGAGATATATCTTTAAATCACCAAGTACAATATCAGAAGAGCTTATTTCCTACTCTTTTGCTTGGATGTCAATGTTTGCTGCCTCTTATATTTTTGGAAAAAGAGATCATATGCGTATGGTATTTTTTATAGAAAGATTTAATAAAAAAACTCAATCTAGAATCGGTATATTAACTGAAATTGTTGTGCTGCTCTTTGCCATTGGAGTTCTTATCTCTGGTGGAGCATATATTGCTGTTTTAAGTATGACTCAGACAACTCCTGCTCTTGGAATATCTATGGGATATATTTATATGGTGCTTCCTGTATGTGGAATAATTACAGCTATATATAGTGTTCTTAATATATTTGATCTTATGAAAAAATCGAAGGAGGCATAAAATATGGTATTTACTACAGCATTAATTATGTTTATTGTCTTAATAATAACTCTGCTTCTTGGATTTCCAATTGCAATAAGTATAGGAATATCATCTGTTCTTGCTATTCTTCCATCACTTGCTTTGGATAATACTCTTGTTACTGGAGCTCAGAGAATATTTTCTGGAATCTCTAACTTTACCTTAATAGCTATTCCATTTTTTATTCTAGCTGGTAATATTATGAATCAGGGAGGAATAGCTAAAAAAGTAGTAGCATTTGCTCAATCTTTAACTGGCAGAATTCCCGGTTCTCTTATGCAGACAAATATTCTTGCTAATATGATGTTTGGTGCTATCTCTGGTTCATCAGTTGCTGCTTGTGCTGCCATGGGAGGAATTCTTCTTCCTATGGAAGAACAAGAAGGATATGATAAAAGATTAGGGGCTACTGTTAATATTGCCACTGCTCCTACAGGTTTATTAATTCCCCCATCTAACTCACTTATTGTTTATTCATTAGTAAGTGGAGGAACTTCAGTTGCAGCTTTATTCATGGCAGGATATATTCCAGGTATTTTATGGGGTCTTGGTTGTATGGTTCTTACTTTCTTTCTTGCTAAAAATCGTAAAATGAAAGGGAGAAAAGGAATTCAGTTAAAAGTTATATTACTTACTTTCATTGATGCTCTTCCATCTTTAGCTCTTATAGTTATTGTTATTGGTGGAATTATTAAAGGGGTTTTCACTCCTACTGAGGGATCAATAGTTGCTGTTGTCTACACCCTCCTATTATCAGTAGTATTTTACAGAACTATTACTTTCAAAAATCTTATTAAGATTTTTGAAGAAAGTGCAAAAATGACTGGAATCATTATTTTTCTGATTGGTGTATCAACAATCATGTCTTGGGTAATGGCATTTACTGGTGTACCTCAAGCAATATCCAATTTGATTCTAGGAATAACTGACAACAAATACATAATACTTCTTCTTATGAATTTACTTTTATTATTTATAGGAACATTTATGGATGTTACTCCAGCGATTCTTATATTTACACCAATATTCCTTCCAATAGTTAAAGCCTTTGGAATGAGCCCTATCCAATTTGGTATCATTATAGTATTCAATTTGTGTATTGGAAATATCACTCCACCAGTTGGGAATACTCTATTTGTTGGAGTAAAAATCGGAAATTTAAAAATAGAAGATGTAATGAAAGAACTTATTAAATACTATGTTGTTATAATAATTGTTCTAATGTTTGTAACATATATTCCAAAACTTTCTTTATACCTTCCAATTATAAGTGGACTTATAAAATAATTTTAAACAAAAAAGTCTTCTCACTTTTTAATCACAGTGAGAAGACTTTTTGTTTCATGAAAAATATTCTGGATACTTTTCCATATATTCATTTATAACATTTCTAAAATTCAGTAAATGCTTTGTTATAAGAGAATCTATTTTTTTTACGTCTTTTTCAGATATTAATTTAACTATATCAATATGCTGTTTAAGTGTAGTTTCTACATTTGTTTTCTCTAAAGCATCTATTAATCTCAATCTGTCATAATGAGTTGAAAGCCTCTTTATTGTCTTCCATACATTTTTCTTATTATAATTTTCAAAAATAATTGTGTGAAATTGGTTATCTAATTCAAAAAATTTATGGAGATCTTCTTTAAAATTTATTATAATTTTTTGATATTCTATATTTTTTTCTAACATTTTTATCAGTGTTCTTGATTGTATATCTTTACAAGCTATTTCCAGCATCTCTTTTTCGCAAAGCTTTCTTAAGAAAACTGCTTCTTCCACTAAATTAAGATCTATTTTAGAAACAATAGAGCCTTTTTGAGGAAATACATTCAAAAGCTTTTCTTCAGAAAGTCTCACAAATGCTTCCCTCACTGGAGTTCTACTTACATTAAGGGATTCACTTATTTCTATCTCACTAACAATTTCTCCAGGTTTAAGATTAAGATTCATTATATTATTTTTAAGAACTCTATAAATATATTGTCTATTGTTTTCAGTTTTGTTTTTTTCTATGTTTAATAATTTCATTTTTCCCCCAAGTTTATTTATTAAAATATTCCAGTCTTTTAGAGATTTCTTCACATGATCTCCTCATAGCTTCAGCTATCTTTAATGCTCTCTCATCTGTTAATGAATCTGGGAAACATGGACAGCTCACAGCGGCTACTATCCTGTTTTTACTATCTAGTATAGGAACTGCTACAGCTCTTATATTAACTGAATGTTCCATATTGTCAAAAGAAAGTTTATTTATATTTATTTTAAGAAGTTCCCTTTTTAATTCATCTCTATCAGTTATCGTATTTTCAGTATATTTAGGAAGAGTTCTTTCTAAAAGTTTATTTAATTTACTTTCATTCAGCTGACATATTAAAAGTTTACTGGCAGCTCCTGCATGTAATGGAAATATTGCATTTTCAGAAACTGATATTTTAATAAAGTCACTGCTTTCTACTTTTCCTATACTTCTTATTTTATCTTCATCTAAAACACTTATTTTAAAAGTTTCCTTAAATTTTAAAGATAACTCTTCCAAATATGGATATGCAATATTTTTTATAAGAGTATATCTTTCATGTTTATTTGAAAAAAAATAAAATTTTTCTCCTATCTTATATTCTCTTCCTTCTAAATTCAAGTATTTAAGTTCTGTTAAAACTGATAAAAGTCTATTTGTTGTTGCCTTAGGTATTTCTAAATCTTTTGAAATATCAGCCTGTGTAGCTGACTCTTTATAATAAAGATATTTGAATATCTTATCCGCTTTTTCTATAGCAGGAACTTTTTTTTCACTTTCCATATCTCCCCCTTATTTAAGTTACATTTCTCTATAATTAATTCATCATAATAAGTTATTTATTTAAAAATCTATAATATATTATACTATATTTTTCCATATATGGAACTAACTTTTTTCTACTTTTTTAATAGTTATTCCATGATTTTGATAAAGACTTTTATAGGTTTAGTAAATTTCGTTTCATATATGAAATTTTTTATTTATTTTTTTATTGTACTTTTTAACAATATTGAGTTATAAATAGACTATAAGAAATTTAATAAAAAATAATATAAAAAGAAATCTAATATAACAAAAATTTCTATTTCAATACAATGTACACAATATGAATAATGAAAATTTTGTCATATTAGTAAAACTGAGGAGGACAGATTTATGAGAAAAAAACTTATTATGATCATTTTCACTTTAATGGCTGCTTGTGCCTTTGCTAAAGCTTATCCTAGTAAAAATATCAATATGATTGTACCATTCAGTGCTGGTGGTGGAACAGATGCAGTTGCTAGAAAATTGGGCAGCCTTATGGAAAAAGAACTTGGAACTTCAGTAGTTATAGTTAATAAAACTGGAGGAGCTGGAGCTGTAGGAATGACTTTTGGAGCTACTCAAAAGAAAGATGGTTATACAATTACAATGATAACTAGAGAAATTGTTTCATTACCTTTAATGAACCTTTCTCCTATCAGTTATAAAGATTTTGAATTAGTATCTTTAGTAAATATGGATCCTGCTGTTGTTTTAGTTGAAAAAGATTCTAAGTATCAAACTTTAGATGAACTTTTAGCAGATGCCAAAGCAAATCCTGAAAAAATAAAATTTGCAAGTACAGCTAAACCTAACTTTTATGCTTTAGCTATAGAAAATGAAGCTGGTGTGAAGTTTAATCATATTCCATATAATGGAGCTGGAGAAGTTATTCCAGCATTGTTAGGAAAACATGCTGATTTCTCTCTAATGGGACCAGGAGAAGCTATTGGTCAATTAAAAGCTGGTCAATTAAGAGCTTTAGGAATCATGGCTGATACTAGAATTGAAAGTCTTCCAGAAGTTGCTACATTAAAAGAATTAGGACATGATGTTGTTTCTGGTACTTGGAGAGGTATTGCAGTACCTAAAGGAACTTCACCTGAAATAGTTGCTACTCTTGATGCTGCTATTAAAAAATCTATTGAATCAGATGATTTTAAAGATTTCATGAACAATTCTACATTTGGAATCAAATATTTAAATGGAAAAGATTTTGAAACATTTATAATAGATGATACTACTACAATAGACTCAATAGTAAAATCTTTAAAATAGTCATGTAAAATTCTTAAATTAATGTATGGAAAGGTTACTATATTTATTAGTAACCTTTTTTATAAAAGGGGGATTAATTTTGTTAGAAACTATTTTTTCTGTATTTTTATGTATAGTAAGTGCTTTTATTTTTTATTCTTCTACTCAGTTTAATATGGCTTTCATAGGAGACTCTGGACTAGGTCCTGATTTCTTTCCTAAAATTATTGCAATTATTTTATTTATACTCTCTGGTATACTTTTTGCAGGAAGCATAAAAAACAAAGATAAAAAAAGTATTTATAATTCAAATATGAGATATACCTTCATGGTAATTTTTGCTTTTGCAATATATATATTTCTTATAGACAGAATTGGTTATTTAATATCTACTATAATTTTTGCTTTTGTTATAATAACTATTTTAAAGAGCAAATCTAAGATATTAAATATAATATTTGCAATAATATTTCCTGCAGCCTTATACTTATTATTTACTTATGCTTTTAAAGTATCTTTACCTACAGGATTATTTATCTAATTTTAAATAGAGGGGGAAATATAAAATGTTTAGTCATTTAATACAAGGTTTATCTACAGCTCTGCTGTTAGGTAATCTGTTTTATCTAATTCTTGGAGTAACTGGAGGGATTGTCATTGGAGCTCTTCCAGGGCTTACTGCAACAATGGGAGTTGCTATTCTTCTTCCTTTTACATTTGGTATGGATGCTGTTACTGGTCTTATAATGCTTGTAGGAATATATATAGGAGCTATCTATGGAGGTTCTATCTCAGCTATACTTTTGAATACTCCTGGAACTCCAGCATCAGCTGCTACTTGTTTTGATGGTTATGCTTTAGTAAAAAAAGGATATCCAACAAAAGCTCTTAGTGCATCCACTATTGCCTCAGCTTTAGGAGGTCTTATCAGTTGTCTAGCTCTTGTTACTATATCACCTGTTTTGGCAAAATTTGCTTTGAGATTCTCTGCTCCTGAATATTTTGCCTTAGCTTTATTTGGACTTACTATTATTGCAAGTATATCTGCTGAAAACTTCTTAAAGGGAATAATTGCTGGAATGATAGGATTATTAATATCTTGCTTTGGTATGGATGCTATAACAAGTTATCCGAGATTTACTTTTGGTGTAGTGGATCTTTTAAATGGATTTTCGGTTATCCCTGTTCTTATAGGGTTATTTGCTGTATCAGAAGTTTTTAATCAGATAGAAACTTTAATAGGAGAAAAAGAAATAAAAACAGATATAATTATGGATAAAAACTATATGAACTGGAAAGAAATAAAACATTGTCTCCCTACTATACTTAAATGTGGAGCCATTGGAACTTTTATAGGTTCTATTCCTGGTGCTGGTGCTGATATTGCTGCCTTTGTATGCTATAATGAAGCCAAAAGAAGTAACAAGAATGAAAAGTTTGGAGAAGGAAGTCTTATTGGTATCTCTGCTCCTGAGTCTGGTAATAACGGAGTGACTGGAGGAGCTTTGGTTCCACTGCTTACTCTTGGAGTTCCTGGAGATGCTGTTGCTGCTGTTCTTTTAGGTGCACTTATAATTCAAGGATTAACTCCAGGCCCATTGCTTTTTGAACAAAATCCTGAAATTGTTTATGGATTATTTAGTTCTATGATAATTGGAAATATTCTTCTCCTATTTATAGGATTAGCAGGTATAAAATTCTATAGCAGAATTGTTGAGATTCCTAAAACTCTAATGATTCCTGCTATATTAATACTTTCAACTATTGGATCATACTCTATGAATAATAGCTTATTTGATGTAGGAGTCACTTTTGTTTTCGGGATAATTGGATATGTAATGTCAAAAATAAAAATGCCTAGCTCTCCAATAGTTTTAGCTGTGATCTTAGGACCAATGCTTGAAACTAATTTAAGAAAAGCTGTCTTGATGTATGAGGGATCATACAGTTTCTTATATACTAGACCAATAACTGTAGTATTTCTAATTTTGACTGTTCTTTCAATGGTATCAGCTTTAAAAAAGAAAAAATAGAAAAACTAAAGAAATATTTAATAAATACTATAAAATATATTGTTATTTAAAAATAAGAAATTTGTTATAATGGATAAAAAGTTATATAAAAAAGGAAACTGCTTAAGTAGTTTCCTTTTTTATGCACTTATTGCTTTTTCTTTAAATTTTAAAAATCTTTCACACTGTTTTTTTCTGTCATATCCAAGCATTATACCAAGTATAAAATCTTCTTCTGGAGTATAAGCTGTCAAAGAAAGTTTATTTATATTCTTTATCACTTCTACACATTCCTTTGCTCCAAAAAATACATTTATTCTTTGTTTTCCTAAAGGATATATTATATAGTCTATATTTTCAGAATTTAGTTTTTCTTTTATAATTTCAATATTTTTTTTATCTGTAGTGTGTAATATAAGATTTCTGATTCCTTTTTGGTATTCGTATATGTGGTGTATAAAAACTTCCATGCTCTACCTCCTATAAATTTATAATTGATTATAGCACTAATTAAAAATATTTTCAATATATTTTAAAATAAAATTATTTGAAATACAAAACAAAAATAAGAGGATATTAATAAAAAAAGATAGATATAGAAAAAGTTTATGGTATAATTAAAAATAGGAATTAATAAAGGTAGGTATGATATGTTCAAAATACATTCAAAATACAGCCCTACTGGAGATCAGCCAGAGGCAATAAAAAAAATAACTGATAATATAAATAATGGAGTAAAAGATCAGGTACTTCTTGGAGTTACTGGTTCAGGAAAAACTTTTACTGTAGCCA
Proteins encoded:
- a CDS encoding TRAP transporter substrate-binding protein, whose protein sequence is MKKITKLFLSTVFILGSMLLLTSCNVGNGKTIIRVSHNQAADHPTNIGLLAFEKFIESKLGDKYDVQIFPNELLGSQVNTVELTQTGAINFTVASNAILESFDDIYQIFNLPYLFNSPEHYHAVMDNKELIKPIFTATEKSGFEAVAWLDAGTRNFYTVKKPIRTPDDLKGLKIRVQQSASNIRMMELFGGAATPMGFGEVYTALQQSVIDGAENNELALTSNKHGEVCKYYSYNMHQMVPDIVIGNLRFLNNLSPEERAIFDEGFNIISKVQREAWGSSVEKAIEEAKKMNVEFIYPEVLVFQEKVLPLHEEVLAANPKLKPIYDRIQEIGKEVIGGKN
- a CDS encoding TRAP transporter small permease, which produces MTEIRNFLNKIILSICVILFMFMTVVGTYQILVRYIFKSPSTISEELISYSFAWMSMFAASYIFGKRDHMRMVFFIERFNKKTQSRIGILTEIVVLLFAIGVLISGGAYIAVLSMTQTTPALGISMGYIYMVLPVCGIITAIYSVLNIFDLMKKSKEA
- a CDS encoding TRAP transporter large permease, translated to MVFTTALIMFIVLIITLLLGFPIAISIGISSVLAILPSLALDNTLVTGAQRIFSGISNFTLIAIPFFILAGNIMNQGGIAKKVVAFAQSLTGRIPGSLMQTNILANMMFGAISGSSVAACAAMGGILLPMEEQEGYDKRLGATVNIATAPTGLLIPPSNSLIVYSLVSGGTSVAALFMAGYIPGILWGLGCMVLTFFLAKNRKMKGRKGIQLKVILLTFIDALPSLALIVIVIGGIIKGVFTPTEGSIVAVVYTLLLSVVFYRTITFKNLIKIFEESAKMTGIIIFLIGVSTIMSWVMAFTGVPQAISNLILGITDNKYIILLLMNLLLLFIGTFMDVTPAILIFTPIFLPIVKAFGMSPIQFGIIIVFNLCIGNITPPVGNTLFVGVKIGNLKIEDVMKELIKYYVVIIIVLMFVTYIPKLSLYLPIISGLIK
- a CDS encoding GntR family transcriptional regulator; amino-acid sequence: MKLLNIEKNKTENNRQYIYRVLKNNIMNLNLKPGEIVSEIEISESLNVSRTPVREAFVRLSEEKLLNVFPQKGSIVSKIDLNLVEEAVFLRKLCEKEMLEIACKDIQSRTLIKMLEKNIEYQKIIINFKEDLHKFFELDNQFHTIIFENYNKKNVWKTIKRLSTHYDRLRLIDALEKTNVETTLKQHIDIVKLISEKDVKKIDSLITKHLLNFRNVINEYMEKYPEYFS
- a CDS encoding IclR family transcriptional regulator, with protein sequence MESEKKVPAIEKADKIFKYLYYKESATQADISKDLEIPKATTNRLLSVLTELKYLNLEGREYKIGEKFYFFSNKHERYTLIKNIAYPYLEELSLKFKETFKISVLDEDKIRSIGKVESSDFIKISVSENAIFPLHAGAASKLLICQLNESKLNKLLERTLPKYTENTITDRDELKRELLKININKLSFDNMEHSVNIRAVAVPILDSKNRIVAAVSCPCFPDSLTDERALKIAEAMRRSCEEISKRLEYFNK
- a CDS encoding tripartite tricarboxylate transporter substrate binding protein, with product MRKKLIMIIFTLMAACAFAKAYPSKNINMIVPFSAGGGTDAVARKLGSLMEKELGTSVVIVNKTGGAGAVGMTFGATQKKDGYTITMITREIVSLPLMNLSPISYKDFELVSLVNMDPAVVLVEKDSKYQTLDELLADAKANPEKIKFASTAKPNFYALAIENEAGVKFNHIPYNGAGEVIPALLGKHADFSLMGPGEAIGQLKAGQLRALGIMADTRIESLPEVATLKELGHDVVSGTWRGIAVPKGTSPEIVATLDAAIKKSIESDDFKDFMNNSTFGIKYLNGKDFETFIIDDTTTIDSIVKSLK
- a CDS encoding tripartite tricarboxylate transporter TctB family protein, giving the protein MLETIFSVFLCIVSAFIFYSSTQFNMAFIGDSGLGPDFFPKIIAIILFILSGILFAGSIKNKDKKSIYNSNMRYTFMVIFAFAIYIFLIDRIGYLISTIIFAFVIITILKSKSKILNIIFAIIFPAALYLLFTYAFKVSLPTGLFI
- a CDS encoding tripartite tricarboxylate transporter permease, which produces MFSHLIQGLSTALLLGNLFYLILGVTGGIVIGALPGLTATMGVAILLPFTFGMDAVTGLIMLVGIYIGAIYGGSISAILLNTPGTPASAATCFDGYALVKKGYPTKALSASTIASALGGLISCLALVTISPVLAKFALRFSAPEYFALALFGLTIIASISAENFLKGIIAGMIGLLISCFGMDAITSYPRFTFGVVDLLNGFSVIPVLIGLFAVSEVFNQIETLIGEKEIKTDIIMDKNYMNWKEIKHCLPTILKCGAIGTFIGSIPGAGADIAAFVCYNEAKRSNKNEKFGEGSLIGISAPESGNNGVTGGALVPLLTLGVPGDAVAAVLLGALIIQGLTPGPLLFEQNPEIVYGLFSSMIIGNILLLFIGLAGIKFYSRIVEIPKTLMIPAILILSTIGSYSMNNSLFDVGVTFVFGIIGYVMSKIKMPSSPIVLAVILGPMLETNLRKAVLMYEGSYSFLYTRPITVVFLILTVLSMVSALKKKK
- a CDS encoding DUF2023 family protein, coding for MEVFIHHIYEYQKGIRNLILHTTDKKNIEIIKEKLNSENIDYIIYPLGKQRINVFFGAKECVEVIKNINKLSLTAYTPEEDFILGIMLGYDRKKQCERFLKFKEKAISA